GCCCTGTTGAGCAACAAATACACGACAAAGCATCCCCTCATCGCGAAAAGCGAATAGGGCCGCGGAGCCGAGAGGGAAAGGAGTTCCCGGTGCTGGTCCTGACAAGGAAGTTGGGCGAGAGCATCGTCATCGGCGACAACATCCGGGTGACCGTAGTGGAGATCCACGGCAAGCAGGTCCGGCTTGGCGTGGAGGCGCCGCGGGATGTGAGTGTCCATCGCGGCGAGGTCTACGAGCGAATCGTTGAGGAGAACCGGTTGGCCGCGGGATCCACCGAACGAAGCAAGCTTGATGGCCTCTCGGAGGCCGTGGTTGCCAAACTCAAAGGCAGGTTGAACGGGAAGCCATGAGGCATCCTTTGGTGCAAGAGGCCGCCCCGGCATCGCACGGGCGAGAGATCCTGGTGACCGGGGTCGCGGGCTTCATTGGAAGCAGGGCCGCGCTCCGTCTCGCCTCCCGCGGGTGGCGGGTTCGAGGTCTGGATCGGGTTTCGCCTCCTAGGCCTGTGGCGGATGTACTGTGTCGCCTGATCGTCGGAGACCTGCGCGTCGAGGGTGTGGCCGAAGAGGCACTGGCCGGTGTCGACACCGTGCTGCACGCCGCGGCCCACACGGATTTGCCTCGCGCCCAGGCAGATCCAGAGGTCGACTTCGGCGACAACGTGCTGGGCGCGTTTCGCCTCCTTGAGGCGGCCCGCAAGTCCCGTACTCCTCCTACCATTGCGTTCCTGAGCTCCTTCCGGGTTTACGGGGACAATGTGGACCTGGCACTTGCGGGGCAGGGCCCCAAGGGCTACACCCTGGCGCTTCCCTTCCAGTGGGGGATCTCCGAGCTATTCTCCACCGACCAGTGCGAAAGGACCGCGCACGGCACCCACAAACTCCTGGCCGACCTGATGGCGCAGGAGTTCGCCCACTCCTATGGGCTACGGGTCGGTGTTTTCCGGGTAGGCCCGGTTGCTGGACCAGGGCACGACGCCAGCAGTGACGGCTGCTGGCTGGCCGCGCTCCAAAGAGCCAGCGCGGACCGTCTTCTGCAAATCGATCCCGATCAAACCCTCGATCTCTTGCACGTCGACGACCTCGTCGACGCCGTTCTGGCTTTCGTGGATTCGGACTGGCACCACCTCGTGCTGAATGTGGGTGGCGGGGTGCAGAACGCGGTGCGGCCCTACGACGTGGCGGCGGCGATCCTGACGACCGGCGCCCAGGGGGATGGCAGGGTGGACCCGGCCGGCGTCCTGGCGACCTACCCGAAGGTTTGGGTGACCGATATCGGACGTGCGGCAAGGGCACTGGGCTGGACGCCGCGACGAGATCTCAAAACGATCCTGGAGGAGCAGGGGATCCCCTGGCAGGTGGCTCCCAGCGTCACAAGGGATTCGGCCAGACCTGCAGAGAACATCTGCCTTGGGCTTGCCTAAAGCAGCGCACGATTCGAGAGCCGGGAGGGAGCAATGCGGAGGTCGCTGTGGCCCACGCGCAGGGCCGCCGTCGTTGTGGCCAGGGACGCAGGCGGTGCGACCCAATGGCTCGACATCGGAGAGATCGCGCCCCAGATCGAGGCTGCGGCCGCCAGGGGCTGTGTAGCCGTCGATTTGGTAGGGGGAGAACCCGCTCAGCATCCCAGGCTCAAGGAAATCCGGGATTGTCTACAATCGCTGGGCCTCCACGGAAGCCTCTTTTGCTCCTGCCGAGACGAGGCCTCTCTTCAACGCGCCCTCGACCTTTCATTCTGGGAGGTGATCTGCGTCGCTGCGGGGCGTAGTGAGGTGACCGCGAGATCGCTGGTCAGCGTGGCGCGGCTTCTGGAGTCAGCGTCAGCGGTGGTCCGCCTCAAGTGGTTTTTTGAGCCCGCCTCGTTCGCAGGCTCAATCGGCGATCTGAGGATGTGGATCGACACGCTGAGGCCCCGGTATCTCGAGCTCGTCTACCGGATGAAGCCGTGGAGTCTAGGTCGCAAGGCGATCTCCGCCTCGGTCTGCGAGGACTGGTCCGAGCGTGTCCGGGAATTTCTGGATGGCATTACGGCCGCCAGCGTTCGGTACCGATTGCGCTACGTTCCCCTTTGCCTTTTCCCAGGCAGGGAGAGCCTCATCGTGAATATCCCGCAGATGTTGTTCGATCCCCTGAGCTGGGACTACGGACTATCCCCGAAGGAGGCCAGCCTGTACCTTTCCGCTGCTGAATCGTTCTGCCGCCAATTCAACGTGGCCCACGGACCCTGCGGGATGTGCCTGGCCCGCGGGATCTGCGGCGGAGCTCCAAGGAGCTGGGTGCGCGAAACCGGCTTTTCCGGCCTGCGCCCAATGTATGGCGATTACGAAGAGCCCTTGATGTTCTGGAGGCGAAGATGGGCGACCGCGATAATCGAGGAGGAGGCGGCGTGCGCCGAGCCCCTGCTCTCCGAGGCGGAGGAGCCGTGCACCCTGGTATCTCCGGAAGAAGCCCGCAAGACCGCCGAGGCCGGCCGCAGACCCGAGGACTGGGCCTACGCCTGGATTTCAATCGGCTCGATCCAGAGCATCAGCCCATCGTGGAACGCCTACTTGGCGCAGATCCTCGACGAGACGGAAGGGGTCGTGGCGGTTGCGCCCCTGCCCGAGGATTTCGCCAGCCGCGTCCGGTGTCAGGAGGGATTGCTGCCCTGCACGAATCCGGATCCCCTTGCTGGGGTGCTGGTGCGGAGGGACCAAGTGGAGAGTCTACTGGAGGGCGACAGGCGGCAAGCCGTGGCTCGTCTCGTCGCGCAGGGAAAGGTGATTTTGGCCACCGGGGTGCGTGTTTCCAGAGCACGGAAAATGCCCTGCGGGTTGTCTTCCGCCGGCGTTTCCCGGGAAGGTTCGAAAACCCGCCGAGCCCTTGAGGCGATGGAGGAGCGATCGTGAACGCCCTTCTCAATCACGCGCCGGGCATTACGCGACGCGGCTGCGTCGATATCGGCCATCCCTGCGATATCGATTGTGTCTTCTGCTACCACCGTTACGAGGACCGCGCCCAAAGGCGCTTTCTGCCCGAGGAAGAAATCCGGGCTCGCCTCAGAAGATTCCGCGAGGAATTTGGCCTCGAAATCTGCGATTTCACCGGTGGTGAACCCACCCTCCATCCGGCCATCGTCCGACTCACCGAGTTTGCCGCCCAGATCGGAATCCCCCTCTGCATTATCACCCACGGCCAGGTCCGAAAGAAAGAGCTGATTCGGGCCCTGGTGGAGGCAGGAGTAGCCGAATTCCTGGTGTCCATCGAGGGACCCGAGGTCATCCACAACCGGATGACGAACACCGCGGAGGGGTTCCAGCGCGTCTGCGCGTTTTTGGAAGAGCTGGACCGGCTGGGCTTCCACAACTGGCGGATGAACACGGTGGCCACGTCCATCAACATGGCGGCCCTTGCGGAGCTTGCAGAATGGGCTGTGTCGCTGAACAACCCGCCGAGGAACGCCAATTTCATTGTGTTCAGTCCCCTGCGGGATTGGGCGGGCATGTCCGAAATCGACTTTCAGGCTGCGCACAGCGAGCTGGCACCGCATCTGAAAGAAACCATCGACATTTTCAGCGAGCACGGCATCTGGACGAACGTCCGTTACTACCCGATCTGCCAGCTGCGCGGCTACGAAGAACACGTCACGACCTTCCCCCAGATCATTTTCGATCCTTTGGAGTGGGACTATCGCGCTTACGTCAACATGTGCGAATCCGACATCCGGCGGGTTTACGAGACGGGGATCCAGAGCGTGGTGTGGGCCGAAGCCCCGGCACATGTGTTTTTCAACACCTGGTCCCTGTTGCAGCAGGCCAAACTGTACGTGCACGGTCCCGCGTGTCGTAACTGTGCCCTCCGCCAGATCTGCGACGGCGTGAGCCGGCAATACGCCCATCGATTCGGATTTGGTGAACTGCAACCGTACCGAGGCGAATTGATTCAGGATCCTGTGTACTGGCGCCGCGAGTGCTTGCCATACGCGGTTCACCCCAGCATCTGGTCGGGTCCGCAAACGCTGGTGTAAGTCCGATGGCGAGACCATTGTCTTCCCAAAGCGCTCGTCCC
This genomic stretch from candidate division KSB1 bacterium harbors:
- the csrA gene encoding carbon storage regulator CsrA; the encoded protein is MLVLTRKLGESIVIGDNIRVTVVEIHGKQVRLGVEAPRDVSVHRGEVYERIVEENRLAAGSTERSKLDGLSEAVVAKLKGRLNGKP
- a CDS encoding NAD-dependent epimerase/dehydratase family protein, encoding MRHPLVQEAAPASHGREILVTGVAGFIGSRAALRLASRGWRVRGLDRVSPPRPVADVLCRLIVGDLRVEGVAEEALAGVDTVLHAAAHTDLPRAQADPEVDFGDNVLGAFRLLEAARKSRTPPTIAFLSSFRVYGDNVDLALAGQGPKGYTLALPFQWGISELFSTDQCERTAHGTHKLLADLMAQEFAHSYGLRVGVFRVGPVAGPGHDASSDGCWLAALQRASADRLLQIDPDQTLDLLHVDDLVDAVLAFVDSDWHHLVLNVGGGVQNAVRPYDVAAAILTTGAQGDGRVDPAGVLATYPKVWVTDIGRAARALGWTPRRDLKTILEEQGIPWQVAPSVTRDSARPAENICLGLA
- a CDS encoding radical SAM protein — its product is MNALLNHAPGITRRGCVDIGHPCDIDCVFCYHRYEDRAQRRFLPEEEIRARLRRFREEFGLEICDFTGGEPTLHPAIVRLTEFAAQIGIPLCIITHGQVRKKELIRALVEAGVAEFLVSIEGPEVIHNRMTNTAEGFQRVCAFLEELDRLGFHNWRMNTVATSINMAALAELAEWAVSLNNPPRNANFIVFSPLRDWAGMSEIDFQAAHSELAPHLKETIDIFSEHGIWTNVRYYPICQLRGYEEHVTTFPQIIFDPLEWDYRAYVNMCESDIRRVYETGIQSVVWAEAPAHVFFNTWSLLQQAKLYVHGPACRNCALRQICDGVSRQYAHRFGFGELQPYRGELIQDPVYWRRECLPYAVHPSIWSGPQTLV